atcaGCTGTCAGAGTCCACCTCGCTCTTACTCTCCTCCGTTTTCTCCGCGGACGTTTTGGCGGCTTTGCTCCATTTCTGAGAGTTCTCTGATTCCTCTGACGAGGAGCGCTTCTGCCGCCTCCACTTGGCGCGTCTGTTTTTGAACCAGACCTGAGTGACCGGGAGACACAGAGCAGGTTTTAGAGCCGAACATGCAGAATCCCTGATCTGACCTCCGTCTAAAGCCCCTGAACACACCGCCGGCACCAGAACAGGGGAGCTAGTGGTCATTTCAATGAGATCATGAGGAGCGCTTCTTCTCTTCAGTGATAATTATGTCATTAGAGAAGCTCGAAGTGCAAGGTGTACAACAAgttgaatggtgtgtgtgtggtgtgtgtgtgtgtgtgtgtgtgtgtgtgtgtgtgtgtgtgtgtgtgtgtgtgtgtgtgtgtgaatacattGGTTGTATTTAAGCAACACAAACTGTTTTCTGAATGATGTGATGTCTATTCTTCTTTACAGCATATTAACTAAATTTAATTTATAAGTTAAGGACTCATTAAGATCACAGACTGGTGCTCTATTGCTTAAATTAGTTTCTTCCTCAACTTGAAGCTCAACATTTTTTCAGATAAAAGTTTTGTCGATTGTGTCTTTATGTTGAAATCTATTTAAAACTCGTACAAAGGATCACTAGTGGATTAAACTGTTCAGACATGATTCTTAGCGTTTAGTTTTTCAAGACGTGAAATATGTTCTATGAATTAAACGTATACTTCTATTTTATCTAGTGTTTTTTcaatctgtctcctctgtcatTTTACCAGTCCAACTTATGTTCTCCaacctgagtctggttctcctggagggttcaaaaaaaaaaagaaaagaaaaaggttttcttcccGCACATCTAATGTACGCATAAGCTTCTTGATgtgattgtttttctgtgtgatttACAGTGAGGTGAAGCTGTTCTGAGGTGACCAAGTCGAAAACAGTGAATCAGGAAATACAGTTCCGTTTTTGTACAGATTAAAACAGAAATTTCCGTATATAGTTTTTTCCCCCATTCATCAATAACACTGAAGATTGTATCTTTGTtgaaattcattattattattattattattattattattattattattattattattattattattattattggtcaaataaaatgcattataCATGATAATGTATATTGTACAAAAATGATATGGCGGTGAGAATCATCTGAGATTATAGAAATCTCTGAGTGGAGTATCCATCAAACTAAACACAGATGTGGAGTCAGTGgtgactgcagcagctttttttgtaaaaagaattttaaaatctAAATCTGAAACACTTGTATCCACCAAGTAATTCAAGGACATCGTTTGTTATATTCTGAGAGgtatttggtttattttctcAGGAGGTCTTGTGTTGAACTGTAATGACTTTATTGCAACGACGTTTCGCTTTCAAATATTGCAAATCCAAGTTTTTGTGGTTGTACTGTCTGATGTAAAATTGATCTTTATCACAATGGACTGATTTattaaaggtaaaaaaaaatccactctgaAATGTTGAATCCGTTTCTTAGATTTTAAATAAGATAAAAAGCCAATTGAATTTCAATACGggtatttttttgtatttttgataATTTGCGTATCTTcttcagaaacacttttttcattcaattttcacatttttcaaattgTTGTTTGAACACATACGACGATAAGAAAAACTCTACTCCAGCAATAAATATTGAACAAAATTCCCATTTTGTTATCCTAATTATTTTAGATTCCAAACCCTTGAAGGAAtaatagaataataataataataaaataataataaaaacgtATAATTGGATGTAATGGAAATTGAATAAAGTTTCTCTTGAATCGGATCAAATCTGACGGAGGCGCTTTCATCAGAACCAATAACTTAAAGAAACGTCAAAAACGGGCTCTgacctccaccttctcctcccgGAGGTGGACCTTGCGGGCCAGCTGCTCCCGCGTGCCGACGTCCGGGTACTTGGTCTCCTGGAAGAGGCCCTCCAGAGCCTCGAGCTGCTCGTCGGTGAAGATGGTGCGGTGCCGCCGCTTCCTGCGGCAGTGCAGCtggttgaggagctgcagctccgtccGGGAGAGGCTGCCCATGTTCATGTAGGACATCATCTGGTGGGGGACCGGGGAGATCAGCACCGAGCCCGGGCTGTCGTACGCTGCGGGCGCAGGACGGAGAGTTAAAGTGGTGAACGCAGGTCAACGTGCTGTGTGTGTTGATAAAGTACAAACCCATCAACACCCAAGCGTGAAAAACATCCTCGTGGCCAATAAtgatgtgtttgtatttgttccaCTAGTGTGTGAAATTACGGCTGATGGAAATAACTTGGAGGAGAAAACGATCAACAGCTATTCTGCCACATCTTATTACATTCAGAGCAGGTCCGAGACATTTAACCCGGGCACATGGACACTgacaacaatgaaataaaaattaaaaataaatagaaagattaaaaaaaaaaagtcacaaatgtTTCCTGCTCCAGGTGTTCCACAAAGTCCTGTGCGTAATTGCGCAGCTTAAAATCGTGCGTAAAATGAtctgatattttcatttttgtaaacAGGTATCAGAAAAGTCCAATCACATAACATATGTGATGTCTTTTAAATAGTAAACTAGCACTGTCACGTTTTTCCCTGTTTATTTCTCTATTTTCAGCTAATCTGCGGCCTTTAATATCCGATAGACCACAAAACAAAGCGAAcacctttttttcctctacatgCTATTTAGCAAGCAAAAGTGCCATTTACAATTATAGTCATTTTATGAATTGATACTTCTGTTCAGATTCCACGTTGTTATGATCTTAACTTCCAGTAAATATGAATCTGAGTCTGCGTTGCCCTACCTGTAGGGATGCAGGGGCACTGCTGCGCGCCGAGGCCGGGCACGGAGCCGCAGCACGGCGGCCCTCCTCCCGCGCCTTGGACGTGTAACTGTCCGTAGTAGTAGCCATTATATCCAATCCTGGTTCCGTTCACAGACTGCACCCCCGGAGGAGACGGTCCGCACGTGGCCGAGTACAGTCCGTTGTAGTCGGTGTAGAGAGAGTCAGTGAGGCCGGCGGACAGCACCACCGGGCCGCtccggtgcagcagcagcggctccttGCAGCTCGGCCGTCCGGACAGGATGCTGTCGATGCTGAACATCCCGGCTGGCATCACACTGGCGCGCGGTGGGAAGCGAGAAAAGGCGAAATTCGTGAGTTAAAGCGTCTCTAAAGTCAAAAGCTTCCGGGCTCCTTCGGgggggaaagggaaaaaaaaaaacaaaaaggttccTAAAACTGCGTCATGGTGACTCTGGAGAGGAACTTTTCTCTCCCGCGTGTCTCGCGCTGcagtggaggactggagggttTGAGGCCAGCTGCGCGCGGGGCTGTTCTTATACCCCCGTGACGTCAcagcggagcggcggctccGGGATGAGCCGCTGCAGCCGCGAACTCTTATCGATCTGTGTATTGAGAATTAATTCAATTAAGATAATCCGCACTGTTTGCAGACTTTTGGGAACGCGGCTGctgggtcacacacacacacacacaggctctgcTTTTGCAGCGTAATCCGATTGTTTCCCTGACAGCGAAGGCGTTCTAATCtgtgaaacacatttacacTGGGTTTACAGGCCGGGTGTCAGACGGGACACTTTTTCATCCATTCACGTAGAAACAATTTAACGAAACGAAATCCATTCACTGCAAAGTAGCacttttttttatgctgttttagAACCATTGAAATTCTGGATAATTTAGAAGACACTCTCATTACACtagaatacatttttaaaattgcaGCAACATGTGCATTAAAGCGGCTATATGGCCAAAACTAATgaacaaagagggaaaaaatacTTGTGGCGTTTTTTTTATATGGCACTATTCCAAACTAACCGAGAAGAATCACAGCCCGTGCGTAAAGGTGCGGCCAAACAGTAATcagttgtttatttgtttgtgtgattCTTTAAGAAGATGCATATTTCCCATATTAGATATAACTGCCGGGCTTTATGTCTGAGACTCATCTCATTATCCACCCTCCGCTCTCCTCTCCGCGGGGAGCGCATCAGCGCGTTTCCTCTCCGGCAGCGGCTCCCTCTCCGCGGGTCAACGACGCCCAGCATTTCCCCCTGACCGGGATAAGATAACGGCCTATTATCGCCCCCGTTCAGCCCGGGAGAAGAGAACCTTTTGCATATTTACAAAGCCAATCA
Above is a window of Salarias fasciatus chromosome 19, fSalaFa1.1, whole genome shotgun sequence DNA encoding:
- the gsc gene encoding homeobox protein goosecoid — translated: MPAGMFSIDSILSGRPSCKEPLLLHRSGPVVLSAGLTDSLYTDYNGLYSATCGPSPPGVQSVNGTRIGYNGYYYGQLHVQGAGGGPPCCGSVPGLGAQQCPCIPTAYDSPGSVLISPVPHQMMSYMNMGSLSRTELQLLNQLHCRRKRRHRTIFTDEQLEALEGLFQETKYPDVGTREQLARKVHLREEKVEVWFKNRRAKWRRQKRSSSEESENSQKWSKAAKTSAEKTEESKSEVDSDS